From a region of the Nitrospira sp. genome:
- a CDS encoding aldo/keto reductase: MQKRKLGKSNLEVSALGLGCMGMSFGYGRPKDKQEGIKLIRAAVDRGVTFFDTAEVYGPYTNEDLVGEALQPLRDRVVIATKFGFHIENGKQAGLNSRPDHIKQVVEGSLKRLRTDRIDLFYQHRVDPNVPIEDVAGAVKELIQEGKVKHFGLSEAGVNTIRRAHAVQPVTALQSEYSLFWREPEEQIVPVLEELGIGFVPFSPLGKGYLTGKINENTTFDAADFRNTVPRFSVENRKANQALVELLGRIAERKRTTPAQVALAWLLAQKMWIVPIPGTTKLHRLEENVAAATVTLTDEDLGEIETAASHITIQGARYSEAAQTMINR, from the coding sequence ATGCAAAAACGAAAACTCGGAAAGAGCAACTTGGAAGTGTCGGCCCTTGGGCTCGGCTGCATGGGCATGAGCTTCGGGTATGGCCGGCCGAAGGACAAGCAGGAAGGAATCAAGCTGATCCGCGCCGCGGTGGATCGCGGCGTGACCTTCTTCGACACCGCCGAGGTGTATGGCCCGTATACCAACGAAGACCTCGTCGGCGAAGCGCTACAACCGCTTCGTGATCGCGTGGTGATCGCCACCAAGTTCGGGTTCCACATCGAGAACGGCAAGCAAGCGGGACTGAACAGCCGGCCTGATCACATCAAGCAGGTCGTCGAGGGGTCGCTCAAACGGCTGCGCACCGACCGCATCGACCTGTTCTACCAGCATCGCGTCGATCCGAATGTGCCGATCGAAGATGTGGCCGGCGCCGTGAAGGAGCTGATCCAAGAGGGCAAAGTCAAACACTTCGGCCTGTCCGAGGCGGGCGTGAACACGATTCGCCGCGCCCACGCCGTCCAGCCGGTCACCGCCCTCCAGAGCGAGTATTCTCTGTTCTGGCGGGAGCCCGAGGAGCAGATCGTCCCCGTGCTGGAGGAACTCGGCATCGGGTTCGTGCCGTTCAGCCCGCTCGGGAAGGGTTATCTCACCGGAAAGATCAACGAGAATACCACGTTCGACGCCGCGGACTTCCGCAACACCGTTCCCCGCTTCTCGGTCGAGAACCGCAAGGCGAACCAGGCGCTGGTCGAGCTGCTCGGCCGCATTGCCGAGCGGAAGAGGACGACGCCCGCCCAAGTGGCGCTCGCGTGGCTGCTCGCGCAGAAGATGTGGATCGTTCCCATCCCCGGCACGACCAAACTGCACCGGCTGGAAGAGAACGTCGCGGCTGCGACCGTCACTCTCACGGATGAAGACCTTGGAGAGATTGAGACTGCTGCTTCCCACATTACAATTCAGGGGGCGCGGTATTCTGAAGCGGCGCAGACAATGATCAACCGGTAA
- a CDS encoding RidA family protein: MNKPEFFVTPGYGDRNLKLFHYSQAVKIGNRIEISGQGGWNDDWQFPESITDEIAQAFRNVERTLALAGARWEHVIHVNSYHVGFDGHQEEINQTMTERFRYYMPDHAPVWTCLGVAALGDPKMRVEIRVTAILPE, translated from the coding sequence ATGAACAAACCTGAATTCTTCGTCACCCCCGGTTACGGTGACCGCAACCTCAAACTGTTTCACTATTCCCAGGCGGTCAAGATCGGCAACCGGATAGAGATCTCGGGCCAGGGCGGCTGGAACGACGACTGGCAGTTCCCCGAGTCGATCACGGATGAGATCGCCCAGGCGTTCCGCAACGTCGAACGGACCCTGGCTCTCGCCGGCGCGCGCTGGGAGCACGTCATCCATGTGAACTCCTATCACGTGGGATTCGATGGCCACCAAGAGGAAATCAACCAGACCATGACGGAGCGGTTCCGTTATTACATGCCCGATCACGCTCCCGTTTGGACTTGCCTGGGAGTCGCTGCCCTTGGAGACCCAAAGATGCGGGTCGAGATCCGCGTGACCGCCATCCTTCCAGAATGA
- a CDS encoding zinc-dependent alcohol dehydrogenase family protein gives MRGAVLYGPRDVRFEERDAPKIIEPTDAIIRISLTCVCGSDLWPYRGIDAPNEPTPMGHEYCGIVEEVGSAVKAVKRGQFVVGSFFASDNTCAICHAGYQSRCTHAQYVGAGGAQAPYLRVPLADGTLVATRDQPSAHEVPSLLAASDVLGTGWFGADAAEVAPGKTVAVVGDGAVGLCAVLAARQMGAERIIAMSRHPERQKLAREFGATDIVTERGDEGVARIKELTGGLGAHSVVEAVGSQESMMQAIRCTRPGGHVGFVGVSHGVELPGQEIFFAEVHLHGGPAPVRRYLPKLIDLVLNRKINPGKVFDLTLPLDQVAEGYRAMDERRAIKALLRP, from the coding sequence ATGCGAGGAGCAGTTCTCTACGGCCCGCGCGATGTGCGCTTCGAGGAGCGCGACGCGCCAAAGATCATCGAGCCGACAGATGCCATTATCCGCATCTCGCTCACCTGTGTGTGCGGGTCGGACCTGTGGCCGTATCGGGGGATAGATGCACCCAATGAACCCACTCCAATGGGCCACGAGTATTGCGGGATCGTCGAAGAAGTCGGCAGTGCAGTAAAAGCCGTCAAGCGTGGTCAGTTCGTGGTGGGGTCCTTCTTCGCCTCGGATAATACCTGCGCGATCTGCCACGCGGGTTATCAAAGCCGCTGTACGCACGCGCAGTACGTGGGCGCCGGCGGTGCACAAGCCCCGTATCTCCGCGTACCACTCGCCGATGGCACACTGGTCGCCACGCGGGATCAACCCTCCGCCCACGAAGTCCCAAGTCTGCTCGCCGCTTCCGACGTCCTCGGGACAGGGTGGTTTGGCGCGGATGCCGCAGAAGTGGCGCCCGGCAAGACGGTCGCCGTCGTCGGCGACGGTGCGGTCGGCCTTTGCGCCGTGCTCGCCGCAAGACAAATGGGTGCGGAGCGCATCATCGCGATGAGCCGGCACCCGGAGCGGCAAAAGCTCGCGCGTGAGTTCGGAGCCACCGACATCGTCACCGAGCGTGGCGACGAAGGCGTGGCCAGGATCAAGGAACTGACTGGTGGGTTGGGTGCGCACTCGGTGGTCGAGGCCGTCGGAAGCCAGGAGTCCATGATGCAGGCGATTCGCTGCACGCGACCCGGCGGGCACGTCGGCTTCGTGGGCGTTTCCCACGGCGTGGAGTTGCCCGGCCAGGAAATCTTTTTTGCGGAAGTCCACCTTCACGGTGGCCCTGCGCCGGTGCGCCGCTACCTGCCCAAGCTGATCGACTTGGTGCTGAACAGGAAAATCAATCCAGGCAAGGTGTTCGATCTGACTCTTCCGCTCGATCAGGTGGCTGAAGGCTATCGGGCGATGGACGAGCGCCGCGCGATCAAGGCGCTGCTGCGGCCGTAG